The Lutra lutra chromosome 10, mLutLut1.2, whole genome shotgun sequence genome contains a region encoding:
- the LOC125079197 gene encoding LOW QUALITY PROTEIN: olfactory receptor 52Z1-like (The sequence of the model RefSeq protein was modified relative to this genomic sequence to represent the inferred CDS: deleted 2 bases in 1 codon; substituted 1 base at 1 genomic stop codon), translated as MMPQMPPSSYNHSGPQDMWYVLIGIPGLEDFHTWISIPICSMYVLAVVGKVFLIFVIVTERSLHEPMCIFLSMLASADVLLSTATAPKMLAIFWSQSMDISFGCCVSQMFFIHFIFAVESAILLAMAFDRYVAICHPLRYTTILTSSVTGKIGIAPMVRSFIICLPFTFLVHRLRYCGRNVIPHSYCEHMGIARLACDNIRVNIIYGLTVALLSTGLDIVFIIMSYTMILCTVFQIPSWAARFKALNTCASHICVILMFYAPAFFSFFAHRFGGETIPHHVHILVANLYVVVPPMLNPIIYGVKTKXIQDQVILLYSCITTCC; from the exons ATGATGCCACAGATGCCTCCCTCCTCTTATAATCATAGTGGTCCCCAGGATATGTGGTATGTCCTGATTGGAATCCCAGGACTGGAAGATTTTCATACCTGGATCTCCATCCCTATCTGTTCCATGTACGTTTTGGCTGTCGTAGGCAAAGTGTTCTTGATCTTTGTGATTGTGACTGAGCGCAGTCTCCATGAGCCCATGTGTATCTTCCTTTCCATGCTGGCCTCGGCAGATGTGCTGCTCTCCACAGCCACAGCTCCAAAGATGCTGGCCATCTTCTGGTCCCAGTCCATGGATATATCCTTTGGTTGTTGTGTGTCCCAGATGTTCTTCATACATTTCATCTTTGCGGTAGAATCTGCTATTCTCCTGGCCATGGCAtttgaccgctatgtggccatctgtcacCCCCTGAGATACACCACAATCTTAACCTCCTCAGTCACTGGGAAGATTGGCATAGCACCTATGGTCAGGAGCTTCATCATCTGCCTTCCATTCACCTTCCTGGTACACAGACTTAGGTATTGTGGGAGAAACGTCATTCCCCATTCCTACTGTGAGCACATGGGCATTGCCAGATTGGCATGTGACAATATCAGGGTCAACATCATCTATGGGCTGACT GTGGCCCTGCTGTCTACAGGACTGGACATTGTGTTCATCATTATGTCTTACACCATGATCCTTTGCACAGTGTTTCAGATACCTTCCTGGGCTGCCAGATTCAAGGCCCTCAACACATGTGCTTCCCACATCTGTGTCATCCTTATGTTCTATGCCCcagcattcttttcattttttgcccATCGTTTTGGGGGGGAAACCATCCCTCATCATGTCCACATCCTAGTAGCCAACCTCTATGTGGTGGTGCCCCCTATGCTAAACCCCATCATTTACGGGGTCAAGACCAAATAGATTCAAGACCAAGTAATTCTCCTTTACTCCTGCATCACCACATGttgttaa